The proteins below come from a single Desulfitobacterium metallireducens DSM 15288 genomic window:
- a CDS encoding inorganic phosphate transporter, whose amino-acid sequence MISTGALLVLVVFCALAFDFINGFHDTANAVATVISTRALSPKRAIIMSAGLNLLGALVSTGVAQTIAKDIVSPEFATSEVVIAALIGAIAWNLVTWYFGIPSSSSHAIIGGMMGAAIAHAGFSILHWNGLTKIVAALLISPVLGIIIGFIVMKILFFTFRNASPSKVNHGFHKLQILSAAILSFNHGSNDAQKSMGIITLALIAAGMQASTNLNPPLWVKIGCALAMAAGTSTGGWRIIKTMGGKIFKLEPINGFAAELSASVVIWVATAFPGLHLPVSTTHVVSGAIMGVGSAKRVSAVRWGVAQQMLTAWVVTIPSSALLAAMVFKLISLVI is encoded by the coding sequence ATGATTAGTACCGGTGCTTTGCTCGTTCTCGTCGTCTTTTGTGCTCTGGCCTTTGATTTTATTAATGGGTTTCATGATACAGCTAATGCAGTTGCTACGGTTATCTCGACTCGGGCCTTAAGCCCGAAACGAGCGATTATCATGTCTGCAGGTCTTAATCTTTTAGGGGCACTTGTGAGTACGGGGGTAGCACAAACCATCGCTAAAGATATTGTTTCTCCTGAATTTGCAACTTCAGAGGTTGTCATTGCCGCATTGATAGGAGCGATTGCATGGAATTTGGTGACGTGGTACTTCGGAATCCCAAGTAGTTCATCTCATGCCATCATCGGTGGGATGATGGGAGCTGCGATTGCCCATGCAGGATTCAGTATTTTACATTGGAACGGTCTAACAAAAATTGTGGCGGCTCTTCTTATCTCTCCAGTTTTAGGTATTATTATCGGTTTTATCGTGATGAAAATTCTCTTTTTTACGTTCCGTAATGCATCTCCTTCGAAAGTTAATCATGGTTTTCATAAATTGCAAATTCTCTCAGCTGCCATTCTTTCGTTTAACCATGGTTCGAATGATGCTCAGAAATCGATGGGAATTATCACCTTGGCCCTTATTGCTGCTGGAATGCAAGCTTCAACAAACTTGAATCCACCGCTTTGGGTTAAGATTGGCTGCGCTTTAGCTATGGCAGCGGGAACTTCAACCGGAGGATGGCGAATCATTAAGACAATGGGTGGCAAAATTTTTAAACTTGAGCCGATCAATGGTTTTGCTGCGGAGTTAAGTGCTTCCGTTGTTATTTGGGTAGCGACAGCTTTTCCAGGTTTACACCTTCCGGTTTCGACAACTCATGTTGTTTCTGGTGCTATCATGGGAGTTGGAAGTGCCAAACGGGTTTCGGCTGTTCGGTGGGGGGTTGCGCAGCAAATGCTTACCGCCTGGGTTGTCACGATTCCCAGTTCCGCTTTGCTGGCAGCAATGGTATTTAAATTAATTTCTCTCGTGATATGA